The Aquidulcibacter paucihalophilus genome has a window encoding:
- the coaD gene encoding pantetheine-phosphate adenylyltransferase — MRIGLYPGTFDPVTNGHMDIIGRAVKLVDRLVIGVARNDEKGPMFTTDQRVEMVRAEVAHLGPKVEVRPFASLLMHFAEELDAGIIVRGLRAVADFEYEFQMTAMNQRLNADIETVFLMADPRHQAIASRLVKEIARLDGAIDSFVSPAVAEMVRAKVKG, encoded by the coding sequence ATGCGCATCGGCCTGTATCCGGGCACGTTCGACCCCGTCACCAACGGGCATATGGACATCATCGGGCGTGCGGTGAAGCTGGTCGACCGGCTGGTCATCGGCGTCGCCCGTAATGATGAGAAGGGCCCGATGTTCACGACCGATCAGCGGGTCGAGATGGTCCGGGCCGAGGTCGCCCACCTGGGGCCGAAGGTCGAGGTGCGGCCCTTTGCCAGTCTGCTGATGCATTTCGCCGAGGAACTCGACGCCGGCATCATCGTGCGGGGACTCCGCGCCGTCGCCGACTTCGAATACGAGTTCCAGATGACGGCGATGAACCAGCGCCTCAATGCCGACATCGAGACGGTCTTCCTGATGGCCGATCCACGGCACCAGGCCATCGCCTCGCGTCTCGTCAAGGAGATCGCCCGGCTCGACGGTGCGATCGACAGTTTCGTCAGCCCCGCCGTCGCCGAAATGGTGCGGGCCAAGGTCAAGGGTTAG
- a CDS encoding MFS transporter: protein MTPARRLRNIIGGSAGNLVEWFDWFAYAAFTVYFAPIFFPEGDSTAQLLSAAAVFAVGFLMRPVGAWVMGVYSDRKGRKAGLTLSVTLMCTGSLIIACTPGYGSIGLAAPALLLFARMLQGLSVGGEYGSSATYLSEMATAKHRGFWSSFQYVTLISGQLLALLLLIVLQKTMAEGDLAAWGWRIPFFVGAALAVVVFWLRRRLDETSAFIATDANEAPKSSALLLILKHPKEALMVLGLTAGGTIAFYTYTTYLQKFLVNTSGFSKATATEVSAAALFVFMLLQPAVGALSDRVGRRPVMIAFGVAGVLFTVPIMTALSGVESPFMAFLLAMAALIIVSGYTSINAVVKAELFPAHIRALGVALPYAIANALFGGTAEYAALWFKGEGMESVYFWYVTGLIGVSLLTYIRMRDTGRNSLITHD, encoded by the coding sequence ATGACCCCCGCCCGGCGCCTGCGCAACATCATCGGCGGGTCGGCCGGCAATCTGGTCGAGTGGTTCGACTGGTTCGCCTATGCCGCCTTCACCGTCTATTTCGCCCCGATCTTCTTCCCCGAGGGCGACAGCACCGCCCAGCTGCTCAGCGCGGCAGCGGTCTTCGCCGTCGGCTTCCTGATGCGGCCCGTGGGGGCCTGGGTCATGGGCGTCTATTCGGACCGCAAGGGGCGCAAGGCGGGCCTGACCCTGTCCGTCACCCTGATGTGCACCGGCAGCCTGATCATCGCCTGCACGCCCGGCTATGGGAGTATCGGCCTGGCCGCCCCTGCCCTGCTGCTGTTCGCCCGCATGCTGCAGGGTCTCAGCGTGGGCGGCGAGTACGGCTCTTCGGCCACCTATCTGTCGGAGATGGCCACGGCGAAGCATCGCGGCTTCTGGTCCAGTTTCCAGTATGTGACCCTGATTTCCGGGCAACTTCTGGCCCTGCTGCTGCTGATCGTGCTGCAGAAGACCATGGCCGAAGGCGATCTGGCGGCCTGGGGCTGGCGCATTCCATTCTTCGTCGGCGCGGCGCTGGCTGTGGTCGTCTTCTGGCTGCGGCGGCGGCTGGACGAGACCTCCGCCTTCATCGCCACCGATGCGAACGAGGCACCGAAATCCAGCGCCCTGCTGCTGATCCTGAAGCATCCGAAGGAGGCGCTGATGGTGCTCGGCCTGACGGCGGGCGGGACGATCGCCTTCTATACCTACACGACCTACCTGCAGAAATTCCTCGTCAATACGAGCGGCTTCTCCAAGGCGACGGCGACCGAGGTCAGCGCCGCGGCCCTGTTCGTCTTCATGCTGTTGCAGCCGGCCGTGGGGGCCCTGTCGGACCGGGTTGGACGGCGGCCGGTGATGATCGCCTTCGGCGTGGCGGGTGTGCTGTTCACCGTGCCGATCATGACCGCGCTCTCGGGTGTCGAAAGCCCCTTCATGGCCTTCCTGCTGGCCATGGCGGCCCTGATCATCGTCAGCGGTTACACCTCGATCAACGCCGTGGTGAAGGCGGAGCTGTTCCCGGCCCATATCCGCGCGCTGGGCGTCGCCCTGCCCTATGCCATCGCCAACGCCCTGTTCGGCGGCACGGCGGAATACGCCGCCCTCTGGTTCAAGGGCGAAGGGATGGAGAGCGTCTATTTCTGGTACGTCACCGGCCTGATCGGCGTGTCGCTACTGACCTACATCCGGATGCGAGACACGGGCCGCAACAGCCTGATTACACACGACTAG
- the gyrA gene encoding DNA gyrase subunit A, translating to MTDDSYNDALPPASGGGGDISTITIEDELRRSYLDYAMSVIVSRALPDARDGLKPVHRRILYSMHDLKMTPDRPYSKCARVVGDVLGRFHPHGDASVYMALVRMAQPFSMGLMLVDGQGNFGSVDGDMPASMRYTEARMAPAASALLTDIDKDTVDFQPNYDEKELEPVVLPARIPNLLVNGAGGIAVGMATNIPPHNLGEIIDACVALLDDPNISDDALLDIVPGPDFPTGGEIMGRTAPRNALRDGRGSVVVRGQATIETIRKDREAIVVTQLPYQVNKQTLIERIVEMVREKRIEGISDVRDESDRDGMRMVIELKRDASADVVLNQLWRFTAMQSSFGVNMLALNHGRPIQMGLRQLLEAFLEFREEVVVRRIKFELAKARDRGHVLVGLAVAVANIDEVIHIIRSSADPAEARERLQAKSWPVGDMIALIELIADPRSMLVDGDKLNLTDEQARAILGLTLSRLTGLGRDDIFGEARGLADTIQGHLTLLSDRANILAVIREDLLVVRGEFAVPRRTLIGEGDYELEDEDLIPREDMVVTVTHGGYVKRVALNAYRTQHRGGKGRSGVAMKEDDAVVGVFSASTHTPVLFFATNGKAYKLKTWRLPLGNPQSRGKAFVNLLPIEPGDSIMNVLPLPENEAEWGDYDIMFATKSGDVRRNKLSDFATVNRAGKIAMKLEDGDHMVGVALCTAEDDVMLTTALGRAIRFKADDVRVFKGRDSTGVRGVRLQKDDEVISMAVLGRVDATPDERAAYVKHASAMRRAADGAEDEPVVAADDEGDEAAGEAILSTERIAELGAAEQFILTVTETGFGKRSSAYEYRRTGRGGQGLTAHGLGGRAGTRLAASFPVEDSDELLLVTSGGQMIRTPVGQVRIVGRSSQGVTIFRTADGEKVVSVERLPDSGGDGDPVEGEGIEPGTGDGEA from the coding sequence TTGACTGACGACAGCTATAACGACGCACTGCCCCCGGCTTCGGGCGGCGGCGGCGACATCTCCACCATCACCATCGAAGACGAGCTGAGACGCTCGTATCTCGACTACGCCATGAGCGTGATCGTGAGCCGCGCCCTGCCGGACGCGCGTGACGGGCTGAAGCCCGTGCACCGCCGCATCCTGTATTCGATGCACGACCTGAAGATGACCCCGGACCGGCCCTATTCGAAATGCGCCCGCGTCGTCGGCGACGTGCTCGGCCGCTTCCACCCGCACGGCGACGCCTCGGTCTATATGGCGCTGGTGCGCATGGCCCAGCCGTTCTCCATGGGTTTGATGCTGGTCGATGGCCAGGGCAATTTCGGCTCGGTTGACGGCGATATGCCGGCCTCGATGCGTTACACCGAGGCCCGGATGGCCCCGGCGGCCTCGGCCCTGCTGACGGACATCGACAAGGACACGGTCGATTTCCAGCCGAACTACGACGAGAAGGAACTGGAGCCCGTCGTCCTGCCGGCGCGGATCCCCAACCTGCTGGTCAATGGCGCGGGCGGCATTGCCGTCGGCATGGCCACCAACATCCCGCCGCATAACCTGGGCGAGATCATCGACGCCTGCGTCGCCCTGCTGGACGACCCGAACATCAGCGACGACGCCCTGCTCGACATCGTTCCCGGTCCCGACTTCCCGACCGGCGGTGAGATCATGGGCCGGACGGCGCCCCGTAACGCCCTGCGCGACGGCCGCGGCTCGGTCGTGGTGCGCGGCCAGGCGACGATCGAGACGATCCGGAAGGACCGCGAGGCCATCGTCGTCACCCAGCTGCCCTATCAGGTCAACAAACAAACCCTGATCGAGCGCATCGTTGAAATGGTCCGCGAGAAGCGGATCGAGGGCATTTCCGATGTCCGCGACGAATCCGACCGCGACGGCATGCGGATGGTCATCGAGCTGAAGCGCGACGCCTCGGCCGATGTGGTCCTGAACCAGCTGTGGCGCTTCACCGCCATGCAGAGCTCGTTCGGCGTCAACATGCTGGCGCTGAACCATGGCCGCCCGATCCAGATGGGTCTGCGCCAGCTGCTGGAGGCCTTCCTCGAATTCCGCGAGGAAGTGGTCGTCCGCCGCATCAAGTTCGAACTGGCCAAGGCCCGTGACCGCGGCCATGTGCTGGTCGGTCTGGCCGTGGCCGTGGCCAATATCGATGAGGTCATTCACATCATCCGCAGCTCGGCCGATCCGGCCGAGGCGCGCGAGCGGCTGCAGGCCAAGAGCTGGCCGGTGGGCGACATGATCGCCCTCATCGAGCTGATCGCCGACCCGCGCTCCATGCTGGTCGACGGCGACAAGCTGAACCTGACCGACGAACAGGCCCGCGCCATCCTGGGCCTGACCCTCAGCCGCCTGACCGGCCTCGGCCGCGACGACATCTTCGGCGAGGCCCGCGGCCTGGCCGACACCATCCAGGGCCACCTGACCCTGCTGAGCGACCGCGCCAACATCCTGGCCGTCATCCGCGAGGACCTGCTGGTCGTGCGCGGGGAGTTCGCAGTTCCGCGGCGGACCCTGATCGGCGAGGGCGACTATGAGCTGGAAGACGAGGACCTGATCCCGCGCGAGGACATGGTCGTTACCGTCACCCATGGCGGCTACGTCAAGCGCGTCGCCCTGAACGCCTATCGGACCCAGCATCGCGGCGGCAAGGGCCGCTCGGGCGTGGCGATGAAGGAGGACGACGCCGTCGTCGGCGTCTTCTCGGCCTCGACCCACACGCCGGTGCTGTTCTTCGCCACCAACGGCAAGGCCTACAAGCTGAAGACCTGGCGCCTGCCGCTGGGCAATCCCCAGTCACGCGGCAAGGCCTTCGTCAATCTGCTGCCCATCGAGCCGGGCGACAGCATCATGAACGTCCTGCCCCTGCCTGAGAACGAGGCGGAGTGGGGCGATTACGACATCATGTTCGCGACCAAGTCCGGCGACGTGCGGCGGAACAAGCTCAGCGACTTCGCCACCGTCAACCGGGCCGGCAAGATCGCCATGAAGCTGGAGGACGGCGACCACATGGTCGGGGTCGCCCTGTGCACCGCCGAGGACGACGTCATGCTGACGACCGCCCTGGGCCGCGCGATCCGCTTCAAGGCCGACGATGTCCGGGTCTTCAAGGGCCGGGACTCGACCGGCGTCCGCGGCGTCCGTCTGCAGAAGGACGACGAAGTCATCTCCATGGCCGTGCTGGGCCGGGTCGACGCGACGCCGGACGAACGGGCCGCCTATGTCAAACACGCCTCGGCCATGCGCCGGGCGGCGGACGGGGCCGAGGACGAACCGGTCGTGGCGGCCGATGACGAGGGCGACGAAGCCGCGGGTGAAGCCATCCTCTCGACCGAGCGGATCGCCGAGCTGGGGGCCGCCGAACAGTTCATCCTCACGGTCACCGAGACCGGCTTCGGCAAACGCTCCTCGGCCTATGAGTACCGGCGGACGGGCCGGGGCGGGCAGGGGCTTACGGCCCACGGTCTGGGCGGTCGGGCGGGCACGCGCCTGGCGGCCTCCTTCCCGGTTGAGGACAGCGACGAACTGTTGCTGGTGACCTCGGGTGGCCAGATGATCCGCACCCCGGTCGGCCAGGTCCGCATCGTCGGCCGGTCCAGCCAGGGCGTCACCATCTTCCGCACTGCCGACGGCGAAAAGGTCGTCTCGGTCGAGCGGCTGCCTGACAGCGGTGGCGATGGGGATCCGGTCGAAGGTGAAGGTATTGAGCCGGGCACCGGGGACGGCGAAGCCTGA
- a CDS encoding Ppx/GppA phosphatase family protein, translating into MPETDGAPPRRDDRSQPRRSDGQRAANGAAGDPGASGRDAPLYGALDLGTNNCRLLIAKPARDGFRVVDSFSRIVRLGEGLSRTGRLDDAAMDRAYEALMLCGERVAKKGVDSSRLMAVATQACRQAENGPAFIERVRVGTGLKLRIIDPVEEARLAVRGCLNLFDNSAEAVLVVDVGGGSTELNWLSKRGDSFVLEGWMSAPVGVVTLAERHPEPDGGLEDWYEAMVVDMGVAIAEAPVNPALRELFVSGRAHMVGTSGAITSLAGIHLGLRRYQRNLVDGLWMTRRDCEAAADTLKRLGAAGRAAEPCIGPDRADLVLAGAAIMEAVQRAWPSERVRVADRGLREGLLLQQMREDRKPNRRRRRGRS; encoded by the coding sequence ATGCCGGAGACCGACGGCGCGCCGCCACGGCGTGACGACCGGTCCCAGCCCCGAAGGTCCGATGGGCAGCGCGCCGCGAACGGTGCCGCCGGGGACCCAGGAGCGTCAGGTCGCGATGCGCCGCTCTATGGCGCGCTCGATCTCGGGACCAACAACTGCCGGCTGCTGATTGCAAAGCCGGCGCGAGACGGCTTTCGCGTCGTCGATTCCTTCAGCCGCATCGTGCGTCTGGGCGAAGGCCTGTCACGGACCGGCCGGCTGGATGACGCAGCCATGGACCGGGCCTATGAGGCCCTGATGCTGTGCGGCGAACGGGTCGCAAAAAAGGGCGTCGACTCCTCGCGCCTCATGGCGGTGGCCACCCAGGCCTGTCGTCAGGCCGAAAACGGTCCTGCCTTCATTGAACGCGTGCGCGTGGGCACCGGCCTCAAACTGCGGATCATCGACCCGGTCGAGGAGGCCCGCCTTGCCGTGCGCGGCTGCCTGAACCTTTTCGACAACTCGGCCGAGGCGGTGCTGGTGGTCGATGTCGGCGGCGGATCGACCGAGCTGAACTGGCTCTCGAAACGCGGCGACAGCTTCGTGCTGGAGGGCTGGATGTCAGCGCCAGTGGGGGTCGTCACGCTCGCCGAGCGCCATCCGGAGCCCGATGGCGGCCTTGAGGACTGGTATGAGGCCATGGTCGTCGACATGGGCGTCGCGATCGCAGAGGCACCGGTCAATCCCGCATTGAGAGAGCTGTTTGTGAGCGGTCGTGCCCACATGGTCGGCACTTCGGGGGCCATCACCAGTCTGGCGGGGATTCACCTGGGTCTGCGCCGCTATCAGCGCAATCTGGTGGATGGTCTCTGGATGACCCGGCGCGACTGCGAGGCTGCCGCCGACACCCTGAAGCGCCTGGGTGCCGCCGGTCGCGCAGCAGAGCCCTGCATCGGTCCGGATCGCGCCGACCTGGTCCTGGCCGGCGCCGCCATCATGGAAGCCGTCCAGCGTGCCTGGCCCTCGGAACGGGTCCGTGTTGCCGACCGCGGCCTGCGCGAAGGCCTGCTGCTGCAGCAGATGCGTGAGGACCGGAAACCGAACCGGAGACGCCGCCGGGGCCGATCCTAG
- a CDS encoding GNAT family N-acetyltransferase, which yields MADFTHRTATEVDIPALVALVDRSISGPLAAFLTPDQIAASRKLMGIDSQIIADRTYVLVEADGELAGCGGWSGRITEYGGDHTPGRKPAPLTPGVDAARIRAMYTAPEFVRRGIGRLILDLCEAAARAAGYDRAELVATMGGEPLYLAAGYREIERFEDDRGGAPVPLVRMGKRLDDAPR from the coding sequence GTGGCCGACTTCACGCACCGCACTGCCACCGAGGTCGATATTCCGGCGCTGGTCGCCCTTGTGGACCGGTCGATCTCCGGGCCGCTGGCCGCCTTCCTGACACCGGACCAGATCGCCGCCAGCCGAAAGCTGATGGGGATCGACAGCCAGATCATCGCCGACCGGACCTATGTCCTCGTCGAGGCTGACGGCGAACTCGCGGGCTGCGGCGGCTGGAGCGGGCGGATCACCGAGTACGGCGGCGACCACACACCCGGACGGAAGCCTGCCCCCCTCACGCCCGGCGTCGACGCCGCCCGCATCCGCGCCATGTACACCGCCCCCGAGTTCGTCCGCCGGGGCATCGGCCGGCTGATCCTCGACCTGTGCGAGGCCGCCGCCCGGGCCGCGGGCTATGACCGCGCCGAACTGGTCGCGACGATGGGTGGTGAGCCTCTGTACCTCGCCGCGGGATATCGCGAGATCGAACGGTTCGAGGACGACCGCGGCGGCGCGCCCGTGCCGCTGGTCAGAATGGGCAAACGGCTGGATGATGCCCCGCGATAA
- the phhA gene encoding phenylalanine 4-monooxygenase, translating to MSDFEHVFDAPPEGAAADWTIPQDWAAYTEVEHRTWDTLYARQMKILPGRAADVFLKGLTALDLNTGGIPDFAVMNPKLRALTGWTVVCVPGLVPDDVFFDHLANRRFPSGQFIRKPDQLDYLQEPDIFHDVFGHVPMLSDPDFADYMEAYGKGGQRAASLGVLQNLARLYWYTVEFGLMQDTNGLRIYGAGIVSSATESVFSLEDASPNRLGFDLERVMKTLYRIDDFQQVYFVIDTIEQLKAETLKDFGPIYERLKGADAIAIDAILPTDRVFTRGTQAYAARGGRFAA from the coding sequence ATGTCCGACTTCGAACATGTGTTCGACGCGCCCCCGGAAGGTGCCGCGGCCGACTGGACGATCCCGCAGGACTGGGCCGCCTATACCGAGGTTGAGCACCGGACCTGGGACACCCTTTACGCCCGACAGATGAAAATCCTGCCCGGCCGGGCTGCGGATGTCTTCCTCAAGGGGCTGACCGCCCTGGACCTCAACACCGGCGGCATCCCGGATTTCGCGGTGATGAACCCCAAGCTCCGGGCCCTGACCGGCTGGACCGTTGTCTGCGTGCCGGGCCTGGTGCCCGATGACGTGTTCTTCGACCATCTGGCCAACCGCCGCTTCCCCTCGGGCCAGTTCATCCGCAAGCCCGACCAGCTCGACTATCTCCAGGAGCCCGACATCTTCCATGATGTTTTCGGCCACGTTCCGATGCTCTCTGACCCCGACTTCGCCGACTATATGGAGGCCTACGGCAAGGGCGGTCAGCGCGCGGCCTCGCTGGGCGTGCTCCAGAACCTCGCCCGGCTGTATTGGTACACCGTGGAGTTCGGCCTGATGCAGGACACGAACGGGCTCCGCATCTACGGGGCCGGCATCGTGTCTTCCGCGACCGAGAGTGTCTTCTCCCTCGAGGATGCGTCTCCAAACCGCCTCGGCTTTGATCTCGAGCGTGTGATGAAGACCCTCTACCGGATCGACGACTTCCAGCAGGTCTATTTCGTCATCGACACCATCGAACAGCTGAAGGCCGAGACGTTGAAGGATTTTGGCCCCATCTACGAGCGACTGAAGGGGGCCGACGCCATCGCCATCGACGCGATCCTGCCGACCGACCGGGTTTTCACGCGCGGGACCCAGGCCTATGCGGCGCGCGGCGGCCGGTTCGCGGCCTGA
- a CDS encoding peptidylprolyl isomerase, whose product MAGLAALSVLIAGSALAQEVGGLPPPPPAPATTVVLPEWRAVPAENLLVIDTTRGRILVELVPEVAPLHVERIRLLARRGFYDNVPWHRVIDWFMAQTGDPLGNGEGQSPYPDLKGEFTFRRDSAMPFAAVAEPSGARIGFFRSLPVQTQPDAAFALTGDGKVHGWGLYCPGVAGMARDEGNDTANSQFFLMRQAYPALDKRYSIWGMTVSGLDVVRSLRVGDGDNGMVTAEPDRMTRVRIAADIAEAERPGVQVLATDSPRFRAMVDQTRTARGADFSVCDISLPVQVTN is encoded by the coding sequence ATAGCCGGCCTCGCGGCCCTGTCCGTCCTGATCGCCGGATCCGCGCTGGCGCAGGAGGTCGGCGGCCTGCCGCCCCCGCCGCCAGCTCCGGCGACGACCGTGGTCCTTCCGGAATGGCGCGCGGTCCCCGCGGAAAACCTGCTGGTGATCGACACGACGCGCGGCCGCATTCTGGTGGAGCTGGTGCCGGAAGTGGCGCCCCTGCATGTTGAGCGGATCAGGCTGCTCGCGCGCCGGGGCTTCTATGACAATGTGCCGTGGCATCGGGTCATCGACTGGTTCATGGCCCAGACGGGCGACCCCTTGGGCAATGGCGAGGGCCAGAGCCCCTATCCCGACCTGAAGGGCGAGTTCACCTTCCGCCGCGACAGCGCCATGCCGTTCGCCGCCGTCGCCGAACCGTCGGGTGCTCGGATCGGCTTCTTCCGTTCCCTGCCGGTCCAGACCCAGCCTGACGCGGCCTTTGCCCTGACCGGCGACGGCAAGGTGCACGGCTGGGGCCTGTATTGCCCCGGTGTGGCGGGCATGGCCCGCGACGAAGGCAATGACACCGCCAACAGCCAGTTCTTCCTGATGCGCCAGGCCTATCCGGCGCTGGACAAGCGCTACTCCATCTGGGGCATGACGGTGTCGGGCCTCGACGTCGTGCGGTCCCTGCGGGTCGGCGACGGTGACAACGGCATGGTCACGGCCGAGCCGGACCGGATGACGCGGGTGCGGATCGCGGCCGACATCGCGGAGGCCGAGCGGCCGGGCGTGCAGGTGCTGGCGACGGATTCTCCGAGGTTCCGGGCCATGGTGGACCAAACCCGCACTGCTCGCGGGGCGGACTTCTCGGTCTGCGACATCAGCTTGCCGGTTCAGGTCACGAACTAG
- a CDS encoding GNAT family N-acetyltransferase, whose translation MAVVLRRAVEADAGELLTLQRAAYVTTAQLYRDPFLPPLLETLDQVAEAIRSEIVLAAVDGHRIVGSARIRIEGSVGHMGRLVVAPDREGTGFGVRLIKAVQEHAPPSVRRFELFTGAKSERHIALYWLLGFEEFERRWSDEGIELVYMARERT comes from the coding sequence ATGGCCGTCGTTCTGCGCAGGGCCGTCGAGGCGGACGCCGGGGAGCTCCTGACGCTGCAGCGGGCCGCCTATGTGACCACGGCCCAGTTGTATCGCGACCCGTTCCTGCCGCCCCTCCTGGAAACCCTGGACCAGGTCGCCGAGGCTATCCGGTCGGAGATCGTCCTGGCGGCGGTCGACGGGCATCGCATTGTCGGATCTGCCCGGATCCGCATCGAAGGCTCCGTGGGTCATATGGGGCGGCTGGTGGTCGCGCCGGACCGCGAGGGTACGGGGTTCGGCGTCCGCCTGATCAAGGCGGTACAGGAGCATGCGCCGCCGTCCGTGCGCCGCTTCGAGCTGTTCACCGGTGCCAAGAGCGAGCGCCATATCGCCCTGTACTGGCTGCTCGGATTCGAGGAGTTTGAGCGGCGATGGTCGGACGAGGGTATCGAACTCGTCTACATGGCCAGAGAGCGGACCTAG
- the hspQ gene encoding heat shock protein HspQ produces MTQETVAKFGLGQIVRHRDAAFRGVVIDIDASYAGLPGETGEVTPDQPFYQVLAIGPDGGFIAYAAEAALEQDPELSALTREAETRWFTVDSRGRHAPRAHAIH; encoded by the coding sequence ATGACCCAGGAAACCGTTGCAAAATTCGGGCTCGGCCAGATCGTTCGTCACCGCGACGCCGCCTTTCGCGGCGTGGTGATCGACATCGATGCCTCCTACGCCGGCCTGCCCGGCGAAACGGGCGAGGTCACCCCGGATCAGCCCTTCTACCAGGTCCTCGCCATCGGCCCGGACGGCGGCTTCATCGCCTATGCGGCCGAAGCGGCGCTGGAGCAGGATCCGGAGCTGTCTGCGCTTACGCGTGAAGCCGAGACGCGCTGGTTCACGGTCGACTCCCGGGGCCGCCACGCGCCCCGGGCCCACGCCATTCACTAG
- a CDS encoding aminotransferase class IV translates to MAGAVELSVDGAPATPGDLAHVALINYGAYTSFRVEQGGVRGLDLHLARLEAEAVELFGEAVGKFRLRDFIRNAVAGREDCWLRASLFSPDVSPRTPDWQGTPRVMIAVSPPPPPLADRPRLQLQPYVREAAQLKHVATFGLIRARRAARAAGFDDALFVDGEGRISEGSLWNIGFVCGDEVVWPQAAMLAGVAQALVHEGLAGVGLTGRTAPVPAGDLARFDAAFLCNSATPACAIAAIGDQAFPSPAGLIERLQHAWASNPVQPL, encoded by the coding sequence GTGGCGGGCGCCGTTGAACTGAGTGTCGACGGCGCGCCGGCTACACCCGGCGACCTCGCGCATGTCGCCCTGATCAACTACGGCGCCTACACCTCGTTCCGGGTGGAGCAGGGTGGCGTTCGCGGCCTCGACCTGCATCTGGCGCGGCTGGAGGCCGAGGCGGTTGAACTGTTCGGCGAGGCTGTCGGGAAGTTCCGGCTGCGGGACTTCATTCGGAACGCCGTCGCGGGCCGGGAAGACTGCTGGCTGCGGGCCAGTCTGTTCTCGCCAGACGTCAGCCCGCGGACGCCGGACTGGCAAGGCACGCCGCGCGTCATGATCGCTGTGTCGCCGCCGCCGCCGCCGCTCGCCGACCGCCCGCGCCTGCAACTCCAGCCCTATGTGCGGGAGGCGGCGCAGCTGAAGCATGTCGCCACCTTCGGCCTGATCCGCGCCCGCCGCGCGGCGCGGGCCGCCGGATTTGACGACGCCCTGTTCGTGGATGGTGAGGGCCGGATTTCGGAGGGCAGTCTGTGGAACATCGGCTTTGTTTGCGGTGACGAGGTCGTCTGGCCCCAGGCCGCGATGTTGGCAGGCGTGGCACAGGCCCTGGTTCACGAGGGTCTGGCCGGTGTCGGCCTGACCGGGCGCACGGCACCGGTTCCGGCCGGTGATCTCGCCCGCTTCGATGCAGCCTTCCTCTGCAATAGCGCCACCCCGGCCTGCGCCATCGCGGCGATCGGCGATCAGGCCTTCCCATCACCGGCGGGCCTGATCGAGCGGCTGCAGCACGCCTGGGCCTCGAACCCGGTCCAGCCACTCTAG
- a CDS encoding peptidylprolyl isomerase, whose translation MNVKIAIAAALSTAVLAASGPVVAQTASPEWRTIAPENLLIIDTAKGRILIELEPRMAPLSVERIRTLADQGFYDGLKFHRVISDFMAQTGDPLGTGEGGSELPDIDGEFQFRRGRDLGFVNVATGQAGLLGFAGSMPVFTQPDAQMMVTADFKTAAQALFCPGVLGMARNQDPHSANSQFFIMTGSNESLNGLYAPFGRVLAGLDVVRALKPGAEAANGRVEDPDLMTRARTAAALPERQRPVVRVRTTSSPAFTAMVEQVRTERGARFTVCDIQPIAEVTGG comes from the coding sequence ATGAACGTCAAGATCGCCATCGCCGCCGCGCTTTCGACGGCAGTTCTCGCTGCGTCAGGCCCTGTCGTGGCCCAGACGGCGTCGCCGGAATGGCGCACCATCGCGCCCGAGAACCTGCTCATCATCGACACGGCCAAGGGCCGCATCCTGATCGAGCTTGAGCCGCGGATGGCACCCCTGTCTGTCGAGCGTATCCGCACCCTGGCCGACCAGGGCTTCTATGACGGGTTGAAGTTCCACCGGGTCATCTCGGACTTCATGGCCCAGACCGGCGACCCGCTGGGGACCGGAGAGGGTGGCAGCGAACTGCCGGATATTGATGGCGAGTTCCAGTTCCGGCGCGGCCGTGATCTGGGGTTTGTGAACGTGGCTACGGGTCAGGCGGGACTGCTGGGCTTTGCCGGGTCCATGCCGGTCTTCACCCAGCCCGACGCCCAGATGATGGTCACGGCCGACTTCAAGACCGCGGCGCAGGCCCTGTTCTGCCCGGGCGTTCTGGGTATGGCGCGCAATCAGGACCCGCACAGCGCCAACAGTCAGTTCTTCATCATGACCGGAAGCAATGAGAGCCTGAATGGCCTCTATGCGCCGTTCGGTCGTGTCCTGGCCGGACTGGATGTGGTCCGGGCGCTCAAGCCGGGCGCCGAGGCCGCCAATGGCCGGGTCGAGGATCCCGATCTGATGACCCGCGCCCGCACCGCTGCCGCCCTGCCGGAACGGCAGCGCCCCGTTGTCCGGGTCAGAACGACGTCCAGCCCGGCCTTCACCGCCATGGTGGAACAGGTGCGGACCGAACGTGGCGCGCGCTTCACCGTGTGCGATATTCAGCCGATTGCCGAGGTCACGGGCGGATGA